One Aquarana catesbeiana isolate 2022-GZ linkage group LG06, ASM4218655v1, whole genome shotgun sequence genomic region harbors:
- the LOC141148301 gene encoding perforin-1-like, with the protein MQLNMWYSLVLLSFATSTSCQTTPLNYACKSAKKTICDRLYFVPGHNLLGQGFDIVTMKQTRAHLLDLQTFSTQNNTCTVCRNPYMKTYWQKLPLAMVDWSPQAFCSRIISSEVFRSSASLAEESASDVKNDWKAGLEISHNGATGNLVMAGSHSEVAQFGKSKTSTDHYSFIKNHLSCVYYSFRLSDLSPLSKDLKRALGSLPPTYDASTKAHYKRLISIYGTHYISQADVGGKVQEVSAIKTCQVTMDGMSMYELKDCLSMEASVSVIGKGGENPTASACKELSQKFNSGKSFHQTFNEKSWEVRGGKIQYEQLSFDVKNADAGTFNTWMESLKTDPDIISYSLEPIHNLVEVNRPQRQSLQKAISEYILEKALHKSCSCPSGSQQSSGKECNCVCPTGGGQNKNCCPAKRGLSKVVVTAQRASNLWGDYGTSTDAYVKISAGPGPGLALARTETIWNNNNPKWNKRFDLGVLELSPGFSLKVEVWDEDDKYDDDLLGKCEKTVSSGVKDEVCYFEHGSVTFTVSVQCLPHLAGPLCKDYAPSTS; encoded by the exons ATGCAACTGAATATGTGGTATAGCCTGGTTCTTCTAAGCTTTGCCACCTCTACCTCCTGCCAAACAACCCCACTCAACTATGCCTGCAAATCTGCCAAAAAAACAATATGCGATAGACTTTATTTTGTCCCTGGGCACAATCTTCTTGGTCAAGGCTTTGATATTGTGACCATGAAGCAGACCAGGGCTCACCTGCTAGATCTTCAGACATTTTCTACACAGAACAACACCTGCACTGTCTGTAGAAACCCATATATGAAAACATATTGGCAAAAGCTTCCCCTTGCAATGGTGGACTGGAGTCCCCAGGCATTCTGTTCTCGGATTATCAGCAGTGAGGTATTCCGATCTTCTGCATCGCTGGCTGAGGAATCTGCATCTGATGTGAAGAATGACTGGAAAGCTGGTCTAGAGATCAGCCACAATGGGGCGACTGGCAACCTGGTAATGGCTGGTTCTCATTCCGAAGTAGCACAGTTTGGTAAGAGTAAGACCAGCACAGACCATTACAGCTTCATCAAGAACCATCTGAGCTGTGTCTATTACAG CTTCCGACTTTCAGACCTTTCTCCACTGAGCAAAGATCTAAAACGGGCCTTGGGGTCTCTGCCACCGACTTATGATGCCAGCACTAAAGCTCACTACAAACGTCTAATTAGCATCTACGGCACTCATTATATCAGCCAAGCAGATGTAGGAGGCAAAGTGCAAGAGGTCAGCGCCATCAAGACCTGTCAAGTCACCATGGACGGCATGTCCATGTACGAGCTGAAGGATTGTCTTAGCATGGAGGCCTCAGTTTCTGTCATTGGGAAAGGTGGAGAAAATCCAACAGCTAGCGCCTGCAAGGAACTAAGCCAAAAATTCAACAGTGGGAAGAGTTTTCATCAGACGTTCAATgagaaaagttgggag GTAAGAGGAGGGAAGATCCAATATGAGCAGCTCTCTTTTGATGTAAAGAACGCAGATGCAGGCACTTTCAACACCTGGATGGAAAGCCTAAAGACTGACCCAGATATCATATCCTACTCTCTGGAGCCCATCCACAACCTGGTTGAAGTCAACAGACCTCAGAGACAAAGCCTACAGAAAGCCATCAGTGAATACATCTTGGAGAAAGCACTGCATAAGAGCTGCTCTTGCCCATCAGGTTCCCAGCAGAGTAGTGGTAAAGAGTGCAACTGTGTTTGTCCTACTGGTGGAGGCCAAAATAAAAACTGTTGCCCCGCAAAAAGGGGACTTTCCAAAGTAGTGGTCACTGCACAACGTGCCTCAAACCTTTGGGGTGACTACGGCACGAGCACTGATGCCTATGTAAAAATAAGTGCTGGACCGGGTCCTGGACTGGCTCTTGCTCGAACAGAGACCATATGGAACAATAATAATCCAAAATGGAACAAACGGTTTGATCTCGGAGTTTTGGAACTCAGTCCAGGATTTAGCTTGAAGGTAGAGGTTTGGGATGAGGATGATAAATATGATGATGACCTgcttggaaaatgtgaaaaaacagtCAGCAGTGGTGTGAAGGACGAGGTTTGTTACTTTGAACATGGTAGTGTGACTTTTACAGTGAGTGTACAATGCCTCCCTCACCTGGCTGGGCCCCTTTGTAAGGACTATGCTCCTTCCACTAGTTAG